Proteins encoded within one genomic window of Etheostoma cragini isolate CJK2018 chromosome 21, CSU_Ecrag_1.0, whole genome shotgun sequence:
- the psmd11b gene encoding 26S proteasome non-ATPase regulatory subunit 11B, with protein MAAAAVVEFQRAQSLISTDRDASIDILHSIVRRDVQENDEEAVRVKEQSILELGTLLAKSGQAAELGGLLKFVRPFLISISKAKAARLVRSLLDLFLDMEAATGQEVELCLECIEWAKAEKRTFLRQALEGRLISLYFDTKRYQEALALGTQLLQELKKMDDKALLVEVQLLESKTYHALSNLPKARAALTSARTTANGIYCPPKLQAALDMQSGIIHAAEEKDWKTAYSYFFEAFEGYDSIDSPKAVTALKYMLLCKIVLNSPEEVQGLISGKLGLRHAGRQTDALKCVAQACKNRSLADFEKALTEYRAELRDDPIINTHLATLYDNLLEQNLIRVIEPFSRAQIEHISGLMKLSKGDVERKLSQMILDKKFHGILDQGEGVLIIFEEPPVDKTYEAALETIQNMSKVVDSLYNKAKKLT; from the exons ATGGCGGCTGCAGCTGTGGTTGAATTTCAGAGAGCCCAGTCTCTCATTAGCACGGATCGCGACGCCTCTATCGACATTCTACATTCAATAG TGAGGAGAGATGTCCAAGAGAACGATGAGGAAGCTGTCAGGGTTAAAGAACAGAGCATCCTGGAGCTGGGGACACTCCTGGCCAAGTCAGGACAGGCTGCAG AACTAGGGGGTCTGCTGAAATTTGTGAGGCCTTTTCTGATTTCCATCAGCAAGGCTAAGGCGGCCCGGCTGGTCCGCTCTCTCCTGGACCTCTTTCTTGACATGGAGGCAGCAACAGGGCAGGAGGTTGAGCTGTGTCTTGAATGCATTGAGTGGGCCAAGGCTGAGAAGAGAACCTTCCTTCGACAGGCTCTGGAG ggACGACTGATTTCACTCTATTTTGACACCAAAAGATACCAGGAGGCCTTGGCGCTTG GCACCCAGTTGCTCCAGGAGCTGAAAAAGATGGATGACAAAGCTCTTCTGGTAGAGGTTCAGCTGCTTGAAAGTAAGACATACCACGCTCTCAGTAACCTGCCCAAGGCCCGCGCAGCCCTCACCTCAGCCAGGACCACCGCCAACGGCATTTACTGCCCTCCAAAGCTCCAGGCAGCTCTCGACATGCAGTCAG GGATCATCCACGCAGCTGAGGAGAAGGACTGGAAGACGGCCTACTCCTACTTCTTTGAGGCCTTTGAGGGCTACGACTCCATTGACAGCCCCAAAGCTGTCACAGCACTCAAATACATGCTCCTGTGCAAAATTGTCCTCAACTC ACCAGAGGAGGTTCAAGGCCTGATCAGTGGAAAACTGGGCCTGCGACATGCCGGCCGACAG ACGGATGCATTGAAATGTGTTGCCCAAGCCTGCAAGAACCGATCATTAGCAGACTTTGAAAAG GCCCTAACAGAGTACAGAGCAGAACTGAGGGATGATCCCATCATCAACACTCACCTGGCCACGCTGTACGACAACCTGCTGGAACAAAACCTCATCCGCGTCATCGAACCGTTTTCCAGAGCGCAG ATAGAACACATATCGGGTCTAATGAAACTGTCTAAG GGGGATGTTGAGAGGAAATTATCACAGATGATTCTGGACAAAAAGTTTCACG GAATCCTTGACCAGGGTGAAGGTGTCCTGATCATTTTCGAGGAGCCCCCAGTGGACAAAACATACGAAGCAGCCTTGGAAACAATTCAGAACATGAGCAAAGTTGTGGATTCACTTTACAACAAAGCCAAGAAGTTGACATAG
- the cdk5r1b gene encoding cyclin-dependent kinase 5 activator 1b produces MGTVLSLSPSYRKAALFEDGPATVGHYTAVQNSKNAKDKNLKRHSLINVLPWKRIVAVSAKKKGSKKVQPNGTYQNNVTQLNNENLKKSQSCANLSTFAQDQSTPALTKTSNNTVSSIKKAPLTNSNVAPGTPKRVIVQASTSELLRCLGEFLCRRCYRLKHLSPTDPVLWLRSVDRSLLLQGWQDQGFITPANVVFVYMLCRDVVSSEVATEHELQAVLLTCLYLSYSYMGNEISYPLKPFLVESSKETFWDRCLSIINLMSAKMLQINSDPHYFTQVFADLKNESQKEEERSRLLIGLDR; encoded by the coding sequence ATGGGAACCGTGCTGTCCTTGTCGCCTAGCTACCGAAAGGCAGCTCTCTTTGAGGATGGGCCGGCCACTGTGGGCCACTACACAGCTGTCCAGAACAGCAAGAACGCCAAAGACAAGAACCTGAAGCGCCACTCGCTCATCAACGTGCTCCCGTGGAAGCGGATTGTAGCGGTGTCCGCCAAGAAGAAAGGCTCCAAGAAGGTGCAGCCCAATGGCACCTACCAAAACAATGTCACCCAGCTCAACAATGAAAACCTGAAGAAGTCACAGTCATGCGCCAACCTGTCCACCTTCGCCCAGGATCAGAGCACTCCTGCTCTCACCAAGACCTCCAACAACACAGTATCGTCTATTAAGAAAGCCCCTCTGACCAACTCCAATGTGGCCCCAGGGACCCCTAAGAGAGTGATTGTCCAGGCCTCCACCAGTGAGCTTCTGCGCTGCCTCGGGGAGTTTCTGTGCCGGCGTTGCTACCGGCTGAAACACCTGTCACCCACTGATCCAGTGCTGTGGCTGCGTAGCGTGGACCGCTCCCTGCTGCTCCAGGGCTGGCAGGACCAGGGATTCATCACCCCCGCAAACGTGGTCTTTGTCTACATGCTTTGCCGTGACGTGGTCTCCTCCGAGGTGGCCACGGAGCACGAGCTGCAGGCCGTGCTGCTCACCTGCCTCTACCTGTCTTACTCCTACATGGGCAACGAGATCTCCTACCCGCTCAAGCCCTTCTTAGTGGAGAGCTCCAAGGAGACCTTCTGGGACCGCTGCCTGTCCATCATCAACCTCATGAGCGCAAAGATGCTCCAGATCAACTCTGACCCACACTACTTCACTCAGGTGTTTGCAGACCTGAAGAACGAGAgccagaaggaggaggagaggagccGCCTGCTCATCGGCCTGGACCGGTGA